The Paenibacillus amylolyticus genome contains the following window.
ATCAACAAAGGAACCTTATACGTTCCACATTTATCGCGAAATTTCTTTTGTGTATTGGCTGAGGCGTCACCCGCAACAATAACCATTTTAGCTTCGGAAGAACGGATCGCTTTCAGTACAATTTCTTCACCTGTTACGAGTTTGCCCGCACGCATAGAGAGTCCCAGATAAGACAGCGTTTTAATATTAGTCATTTTCACGCTCCTG
Protein-coding sequences here:
- a CDS encoding ribosomal L7Ae/L30e/S12e/Gadd45 family protein, giving the protein MTNIKTLSYLGLSMRAGKLVTGEEIVLKAIRSSEAKMVIVAGDASANTQKKFRDKCGTYKVPLLIGFDRDSLGSSIGKDTRVVLAVTDRGFAKMISKQVGIMSEVEYIE